In the Aster yellows witches'-broom phytoplasma AYWB genome, CAATTTTAAAGACAAAATTTGTCTAAAAAAACGGAACATCGCACTAATTATTGGACGGCTTTTGTTGTTGGAAAAAAATAAATAAAATTATTTATAAATTACAAAAACTTAAAAAACTTTAAATTATTGAAATTATTAATGCTATAATATAAGTAATAAGAAAAAGATTTTTTTAAAAAAAACAATATTTTGAAAAAACTCAGTAATCGCCTACAAAAATCCTTTGACACCACGCAAGAATGAGGTGGATCCATCATTTTCATCGATGAATGTGAAGAAATCTTTTGTGATTTAACAGGATTATCATAAGATGATAAAGGCAAAAGAGAGAAGTTATGACGACTTTTAAAAAAGAATTAACAAGCGAAAAAATGACCTAATTAAACCTATTTTCATCATTGTTACAACATCTAAACTATATAGACCTTATTGACCCTGCTATTTTATCTTGTTTCGCTTTCAAAATTGAAGTTTAAGAATTAAAAGAAGATTGTTTATTAGTTTTAGGTTTTATGCTACAATACAATAAAATAATAAATATATATAATTTATTATAACAAAAGAAATATTAATAAAAATTAATTATATTTTGACTTATTTTGCGGTATAATGATTTTACATAGTGTTTATACTATTACAATTATAAAAAAAAATAAGAGATAATTGTATAATTAAAATTAAATAATAGCATTTTTTTAAAGTTGGAATCATTTAAGAATCTCCATATTAGAAAAGAGTTTTTTTGCAAAGTGAATAATTTAAAACAATCCAAACATTTTTTATTGGCTAAGGTGTGCTTGTGGTTATTTTCATTATTGATTTTTATTGCATTATTAGAAAATATAATCCCAGTTTGGGCAAATAATCCATTAAAAGAAATTTTAGTTACTAAAAAAGTTATAGAAAAAAGAAAATATTTAGAAGAAAGTAACCCAGATAATAAATTAGTTGATTGTCAAAATGCTGACATTTATGATTCAATTTATGATGCCAACAATCTCAATATCACAAAGACATTATAAATTAGAAAGCACAGAAAATAATAAATTAGTTGATTGGCAACAACGTTATACTTGGGTTAAAAGTAGCAATTATAGAACCAATATTGCCTCTTACAAATGTTTTAGCGGATAAAAATTACTCCGAAAATTAAAGTTTATTTGCCTCAAACAAACAATAAAGTAGCTGATTTGAATGATTTAAAATCTCAAACTCATATAAAAACATTTACCTATATATTATTTATTTTATTGCTTGCTATTTTTATTATTACAATTTATTTTTATATAACAAAAATAATTAATTGAAATACTAAATTAGTTCTTAATTGTTTCATATATAAAGAAAAACCAATTTAAAAGTTGGTTTTTTTAATATTAATTGTGATTAATATTTGGTTTTAGAACAAATCATATTAAAGTTTTTATTTTTTTGGTAGTTGTTCTAATCGTAATTTATTTTTCAATTTGTGATGTAAATATATGATAAAAATAGCTAAAAAAATTAAAAAACTTAAGATAAATAGCCAATAATCTTTTTGACTGGGAAAAGCAATAATGTCATTCCAATAAGCATTGATGGTTTTTTGGGTGGTTTGGTCGTATTTATAAACTTCATCGTTATTTTGGATTTGTATTTTGGGACTTCCCTGAAAATTTTCTAATTCTTCATAAGGAGAATTATATTTAGTAAAAGCTAAATTGTTTTTGTAATTTTCTTTTTGTCTTAAAAAATTGATGAACTTATAAGCTAGTTCTTTTTTACTTACTTTAGGCATTACCAAAGCATCAACCCAAACATTTGTTCCTTCTGTAGTAGAAAAATAATCCAGATTATTATTTTGTTCTTTTAAAAAATTAGCATCCCCTGAATAAGCAATAACTATATCATAATATTCGTTATTTTTATTTTTCATGCGGTCCATTAATTGATCGTTGATAAAAGCTAAGTTAGGTTTTTGTTCTTTGAGTTCCAAGAGCCATTTTTTGGCTTTATCTAATTCATTTTTGGAAGGGTTTGCAATTTTTCCTTCAGTAGCTTTTAGACCTACCATTAAACCGTCGCGAGCGTTATTGCATAAAGCTACTTTTAAATTGGTTTCTTTTAAATATTTAAACCCTTTATCTTTGAGTTCATTAATTTCTGATTCATTCATTTTGTTTTTATTATAAAGAATAACCACTTTACCCCAAAAATAAGGAACGGCATAATCCTTAAAATTAAATTCAGAAGGGAGTTTTTTTGCAAGCTTTTCGTTTAATTTATAATAATGTTTGTTATCTTTCATTAATTTGTCATTCTCTATTGTTTCTAACATTTCACTTTGTTTTAATTGATCAATTGCATATTCACTTAAAATAGCTAGATCATATTGATTTTTACTTTTAATTTTGGTAACTGCAAGTTCGTTAGAAGAAAAAAGAACTTGTTTAACTTTGATGTGAGTTTCTTTTTCAAACTTTTCAATAATGCTAGGTTCTAAGTATTCTCCCCAATTAAATAATGTTAATGTTTGTTCTTCTTGGTGTTGGGGAAGTAATTTATTTTTGGTTCTAAGATTAAGAATAATAAGAATAACAAAAGTTGTTGTGAAAATTAAAAGTAATATTTTTGCTACAGTTTTAATTGTCTTTTTCATTTTGTATCAAATTCGTTTTCATTGTTGTTTGCCTCTACTTCTATTTTTGGGTTTTTCCTTTGGTTTTTTTTGGTTGTTGTATTTAATGGAATTCAGGATAATTTTAGAACTAGCAATAATAATTAAAATAGTAGATAAAGCATTTACAGTTGGGTTAATAGTTCCTTTGAGGCTGTAGATATAAGCAGAAATATTTTGACATTCAGAACCACCTACAAAATAAGAAATCATAAAGTCATCAAAAGAAAGGCTAAAGGAAAGCATAGCTCCTAAAAGCATAGCTCCTTTAAGTTGTGGCAGTATTACTTTGGTTAAAGCTTTGAGTGGGGTTGCTCCTAAATCATAGGCTGCTTCTAAAGAATGAGGGTCAAGATTTATTACTTTAGGATATACAGTAATAACTACAAAAGGAGTGCAAAAAGATATGTGAGCTAAAAGCATTTTCCAAAAACCAGATTCCAAACCCATAAAACCAAAGATAACAAATAATGCTAAAGCAGTAATAATTTCAGGAATAACAATAGAAAAATTACTTACATCAAGAACGATGTTGCGCCATTTTTTGTTAAGATTTTGAGCAAGGCTAATAGCCGAAAAAGTACCTAAAAAAGTAGAAATTAAAGTGGTTAGGCAAGCAATGTATAAAGTTATTTTGATAGCAGTTTTAACTGTTTGGTCAGTCCACAGTTTAGAATACCATTTAAAGCTAAAACCTTGCCAATTAACTAAAGATGCAATTCTGCCTTCGCTTTTGTTAAAAGAAAAAATAATTAAAGATAAAATAGGAATATAAATAAAGCTTAAAACTAAAATGATATATAAAATGTTAGTAATGTTTTTTTTGGGATTTGTTTGGATTTTGGTAGAATCAGTTTTTGGGGATTTAGTCCCGGATAATTTAATTGACATCTTTTCTTTCTCTTAAACTTAATTTTTTAAAAATTTGAAAAATCAAAAACATTGTTAAAGAAAGATGAATAGCGATTGCACAAGCCTGTTTTATTTCACCACTTAATAAAGCTTTGTTTTCGATTAATTCAGCAATAGTAATTTGGGTAGTTGCTCCTAGATAACGTGGAGCTACAATATTAGTTGCTGTTTGTAAAAAGACAAGACAAATGCCTGCAAGCACTCCTGAAAGTGATAAGGGCCAAATAATTTTTTGCAATACTTGCCATTCATTTGCTCCTAGATCTTTGGAGGCTTGAATAAGTTGGGGATTTATTTTGATAATTGCAGTGTAGATGGGTAAAAACATGAACGGTAAAAATAAATAAATAAGTCCTACAATCATAGCAAAATCAGTTTCTAAAAGGTTCATATTAAAAGTTTTTTGTAATAAGTTAAATATTTGGACTAATGCTTGGGTTTTTATAATCATATTAATCCACATAGTGCCATTGATGAGAACTACAAGAAAGCTTTGCCATTTCATTTTGAGGCGAGAAATCATATAGGCTAGAGGATAGACAATGATAAAGACACAAAAAGTAACAATAATAGAAATTGCAATTGATCTAGCAAGGACGTATAAAAATGATTGATTGAATAAAAAATCTTGATGGTGTTGCAAAGTAAAACGGGTTGCAAAAAATGCTGTTTGTTGGTTAGTATCCTGAAAAGAATCAAATAAAATAAAGCCCATAGGTAAAATAATTAATACCAACAAAATAATATAATAAGGTGAAATTAATAGTTTGTATAGCTTTTGATTGTCCTTGCAAGTATAGGTTTTTTTCATTACCAAATCTCCATTACATGAATGTCTTCAGGATTAAAAGTGATATCTATTTTTTTGTTTAATTCAACATGGTCAGTAGTATGAATAATGTAGGTTCTTTGAGCGGTTTTAACATCAATTTCCCAATGAACTCCTTTAAAAATAATAGATTGCACTATACCTGTAATTAAGCCTTTTCCTTGGTAAACAATATCGATGTCTTCGGGACGAATAACGATATCTACATTTTCTTCTTTTCGAAAACCCTTATCTACACAATTAAAAGTTTGATTGTCAAAATGAACTAAAAAATCATCTTTCATCACTCCTTTAATTAAGTTTGATTCTCCCACAAATTGAGCTACAAAACGGTTAGCAGGCTCGTTGTAAATATCTTCAGGACTTCCTATTTGTTGAATTTCGCCGTTATTCATGACAACTACTTTATCACTCATAGTAAATGCTTCTTCTTGGTCGTGAGTGACAAATAAAAAAGTAATTCCTGAGTTTTTTTGTATTTCTTTAAGTTCGTATTGCA is a window encoding:
- a CDS encoding ABC transporter substrate-binding protein, which codes for MKKTIKTVAKILLLIFTTTFVILIILNLRTKNKLLPQHQEEQTLTLFNWGEYLEPSIIEKFEKETHIKVKQVLFSSNELAVTKIKSKNQYDLAILSEYAIDQLKQSEMLETIENDKLMKDNKHYYKLNEKLAKKLPSEFNFKDYAVPYFWGKVVILYNKNKMNESEINELKDKGFKYLKETNLKVALCNNARDGLMVGLKATEGKIANPSKNELDKAKKWLLELKEQKPNLAFINDQLMDRMKNKNNEYYDIVIAYSGDANFLKEQNNNLDYFSTTEGTNVWVDALVMPKVSKKELAYKFINFLRQKENYKNNLAFTKYNSPYEELENFQGSPKIQIQNNDEVYKYDQTTQKTINAYWNDIIAFPSQKDYWLFILSFLIFLAIFIIYLHHKLKNKLRLEQLPKK
- a CDS encoding ABC transporter permease; translated protein: MSIKLSGTKSPKTDSTKIQTNPKKNITNILYIILVLSFIYIPILSLIIFSFNKSEGRIASLVNWQGFSFKWYSKLWTDQTVKTAIKITLYIACLTTLISTFLGTFSAISLAQNLNKKWRNIVLDVSNFSIVIPEIITALALFVIFGFMGLESGFWKMLLAHISFCTPFVVITVYPKVINLDPHSLEAAYDLGATPLKALTKVILPQLKGAMLLGAMLSFSLSFDDFMISYFVGGSECQNISAYIYSLKGTINPTVNALSTILIIIASSKIILNSIKYNNQKKPKEKPKNRSRGKQQ
- a CDS encoding ABC transporter permease: MVMKKTYTCKDNQKLYKLLISPYYIILLVLIILPMGFILFDSFQDTNQQTAFFATRFTLQHHQDFLFNQSFLYVLARSIAISIIVTFCVFIIVYPLAYMISRLKMKWQSFLVVLINGTMWINMIIKTQALVQIFNLLQKTFNMNLLETDFAMIVGLIYLFLPFMFLPIYTAIIKINPQLIQASKDLGANEWQVLQKIIWPLSLSGVLAGICLVFLQTATNIVAPRYLGATTQITIAELIENKALLSGEIKQACAIAIHLSLTMFLIFQIFKKLSLRERKDVN